The following proteins are encoded in a genomic region of Vicia villosa cultivar HV-30 ecotype Madison, WI unplaced genomic scaffold, Vvil1.0 ctg.001598F_1_1, whole genome shotgun sequence:
- the LOC131635949 gene encoding uncharacterized protein LOC131635949, with product MSKFKVIFYTRGKFVKDPELKYDGGDMYAFSGQDSDYWSFFEACDLVKSIDPEFDFEMVKMWWKHEAGSFEADLNPFRDDGDSAELAAYVIGHGTEVEIYCEPKPDEGELSFMESVRQKGKGKSCASEKEPLHECSGDSSDESIKDVHFDDSEEERMNGFEDDFEELVGVGKTSEVRSPPVTNNVVPNETDNNIFITDEMGKAHVIEEEYMTDELDSGADDDSGDDRPCVIRFNAEESFTKDFVFKVGMEFRSLKQFKDAILEHNVLNGREVKFVKNDANRCRVVCKDKEKCDYTVLCSRVLTSTTFRIKTLYSKHKCGRQFFNRCAKADWVAKVIVDGLKNNTKMKLNDVEADVRLRYATEIPGCRAFKARQIARQIVEGDSSKQFNLLWSYGAELRRASPGNTFKLNTTCSGEGLNPRFEKCYMCFDGTKMALKKACRPFIGLDGCHLKHKYGGILLIAVGRDPNDQYLPIAFAVVENESKDTWSWFMKLLLEDIGDGRWCFISDQQKGLVNVFDEEYPSFEHRFCLRHLYANFKKKFGGGTLFRDLMMAAAKATYYEAHEAKMLMIKEANVDAYEWLQAIPKHKWCKHAFPFYSKCDVLMNNLSESFNATILLQRDKPIITMFEWIRNYLMGRFATLREKVNAYKGYVMTKPLRRLDREIEKSASWTATYAGRLTFQGRPTGSINKKKKDKVAPKTKKSRATKTVEPECDVAANAVPDSVPEKDDVQADIPMQDDVPVPDSVPEKADVQADIPVQDDDPVQDDVQDAVPVQDDVQDVVPVQDDVQDAPNTDINDSQSSLKKYCGIDAETLAKILDDDEILDVQPLNVDTSPVKRTVRTFVGKAPKVVKKTSKSTASSSSRPTCSEPVKKPIQKPKPKKIVDMGVQKRQSDRLRTIKTKNIPGPGKKPDDPLVIYEDEATSDQSKGGKQSEDWEAICKRMTQ from the exons ATGTCTAAGTTTAAAGTTATTTTCTACACAAGGGGCAAGTTTGTAAAAGACCCTGAACTGAAATACGATGGTGGGGACATGTATGCTTTTAGTGGTCAAGATAGTGACTATTGGTCTTTCTTTGAGGCCTGTGATTTAGTTAAGAGTATTGACCctgaatttgattttgagatgGTTAAGATGTGGTGGAAACATGAAGCAGGATCATTTGAAGCTGATTTAAATCCATTCAGAGATGATGGAGATTCTGCTGAGTTGGCTGCTTATGTTATTGGTCATGGAACTGAAGTTGAGATATATTGTGAGCCAAAACCAGATGAAGGAGAGTTGTCTTTTATGGAATCTGTTAGGCAAAAAGGGAAGGGTAAGTCTTGTGCATCAGAGAAGGAACCATTACATGAATGCAGTGGAGATTCAAGTGATGAGAGTATCAAGGATGTACACTTTGATGACAGTGAGGAAGAAAGGATGAATGGGTTTGAAGATGACTTTGAGGAACTAGTGGGTGTAGGTAAAACTAGTGAAGTTAGGAGTCCACCTGTTACAAACAATGTTGTCCCTAATGAAACAGACAATAACATATTTATTACAGATGAGATGGGCAAGGCACATGTAATTGAGGAGGAATACATGACAGATGAATTGGACAGTGGAGCTGATGATGATAGTGGTGATGACAGACCATGTGTTATAAGGTTCAATGCAGAAGAATCTTTCACaaaagattttgtttttaaaGTTGGAATGGAGTTTCGTTCACTTAAGCAGTTTAAAGATGCTATACTAGAGCACAATGTTCTTAATGGGAGGGAAGTTAAGTTTGTAAAGAATGATGCCAATAGATGTAGGGTTGTATGTAAGGATAAGGAGAAATGTGATTACACTGTGCTATGTAGTAGAGTCCTAACATCCACTACTTTTAGGATTAAAACCTTGTATTCTAAGCACAAGTGTGGAAGACAGTTCTTTAATAGATGTGCTAAAGCTGATTGGGTGGCTAAGGTCATTGTTGATGGGTTGAAGAACAACACAAAGATGAAGTTGAATGATGTGGAGGCAGATGTTAGGCTTAGATATGCAACAGAAATTCCAGGTTGTAGGGCATTCAAGGCAAGGCAGATTGCTAGACAGATTGTGGAAGGTGACTCTAGTAAGCAATTCAACCTCCTTTGGTCTTATGGTGCTGAGTTAAGAAGGGCATCCCCAGGGAATACATTCAAACTCAATACAACATGTTCTGGTGAAGGGTTAAATCCAAGATTTGAGAAGTGTTATATGTGTTTTGATGGGACTAAGATGGCATTAAAAAAAGCATGTAGACCTTTCATTGGATTGGATGGATGTCACTTGAAGCATAAATATGGTGGAATTCTGCTCATTGCTGTAGGAAGAGATCCAAATGATCAGTACTTGCCAATTGCATTTGCAGTTGTAGAAAATGAATCAAAAGACACTTGGAGCTGGTTCATGAAGTTGTTGTTGGAAGATATTGGTGATGGAAGATGGTGTTTTATCTCTGACCAGCAAAAG GGTCTGGTCAATGTGTTTGATGAGGAGTATCCTTCCTTTGAGCATAGATTCTGTTTAAGGCATCTTTATGCTAACTTCAAAAAGAAGTTTGGTGGAGGGACATTGTTTAGGGATCTAATGATGGCTGCTGCTAAGGCAACTTATTATGAGGCACATGAGGCAAAGATGCTCATGATCAAGGAAGCAAATGTGGATGCTTATGAGTGGCTGCAGGCAATCCCCAAACACAAGTGGTGTAAGCATGCATTTCCTTTCTACTCAAAATGTGATGTTTTAATGAATAATCTTAGTGAATCATTTAATGCTACCATACTTTTGCAAAGAGACAAACCCATTATAACAATGTTTGAGTGGATCAGAAACTACTTAATGGGTAGGTTTGCAACACTTAGGGAAAAGGTGAATGCTTATAAGGGTTATGTAATGACCAAACCATTAAGGAGACTAGATAGAGAAATAGAGAAAAGTGCTAGTTGGACAGCTACATATGCTGGTAGGTTAACATTTCAG GGGAGGCCTACAGGGTCTatcaacaagaaaaagaaagataaagtGGCACCCAAGACAAAAAAATCTAGGGCAACTAAGACTGTTGAACCAGAATGTGATGTAGCTGCAAATGCTGTTCCTGATTcagttcctgaaaaggatgatgtCCAAGCTGATATCCCTATGCAAGATGATGTTCCAGTTCCTGATTCTGTTCCTGAAAAGGCTGATGTACAAGCTGATATCCCTGTGCAAGATGATGACCCTGTTCAAGATGATGTTCAAGATGCTGTCCCTGTTCAAGATGATGTTCAAGATGTTGTCCCTGTACAAGATGATGTTCAAGATGCTCCCAATACTGACATCAATGATTCACAGTCGTCTCTTAAAAAGTATTGTGGTATAGATGCTGAAACATTGGCTaagattcttgatgatgatgaaattctAGATGTTCAACCATTGAATGTTGACACATCTCCTGTGAAAAGAACAGTCAGAACTTTTGTTGGTAAAGCTCCAAAGGTGGTCAAGAAAACTTCCAAATCCACTGCTTCTTCTTCATCCAGGCCAACATGTTCAGAACCT GTCAAAAAACCAATCCAGAAGCCTAAGCCCAAGAAGATTGTTGATATGGGTGTTCAAAAAAGGCAGAGTGACAGACTTAGGACCATAAAAACAAAGAATATACCTGGCCCTGGAAAGAAGCCTGATGACCCTTTGGTCATTTATGAAGATGAAGCAACCTCAGACCAATCCAAGGGTGGGAAGCAGTCAGAAGATTGGGAGGCCATTTGCAAAAGGATGACTCAGTAG